The nucleotide window CACCACGATTCTTCGCCTCTTCAATTGGTACATTGCGCTCTTCAAGTAATGGGATATTCTCTTGAATTTTCTCATTAACGCGCTCTTCGATTTTCATCAATTGCTCTTCCGTTACAGCTTCAAAGTGAGAGAAGTCAAATCTCAAGTGATGATCATCTACAAGCGACCCTTTCTGAGCCACATGATCTCCTAATTCGTCGCGTAAGGCTGCATGCACTAAGTGCGTTGCTGAGTGATGTTTCTGAGTTTCTAATCTCTTTTCTAAGTCAATCTTAGCGGTCCAGCTACCACTTAAGTCATTCGGTAGTTTATCGGTATAGTGAACAAATTCACCATTCACTTTCTGAACATCAATTACATGAATGAATTCTTCACCATTCGTAATCATACCCGTATCAGCTACCTGCCCACCACTTTCAGCATAAAATGGAGTTTTGTTAAGAGTAAAAGCGAATTTATCTCCTTCACTTCTAAATGCCACAAATTCTACTTCAGCTTCGGCATCATCATAGCCTACAAATTCAAAATCATCATGCTCTGAAATGGTAGTCCATTCTTTAATCTTACTTTGATCAACGCTGAATTTCCCTGCAGCACGAGCTCTATCTTTTTGCTCTTTCATGAGCTCGTTGAATCGAACTTCGTCTACTTCAACGTCATTTTCACGAGCCATCAATTGTGTTAAATCGATAGGAAAGCCATAGGTATCGTGTAATTTAAAAGCATCATCGCCTGATAACTTTTCTTTACCCTTTATCATCTCATTAAAGAGGTCGATTCCTTGGCCTAACGTTTTTAAAAAGCTTTGCTCTTCAGAGCGAATTACATTTTTGATGTACTCAGTTTGAGCAACCATTTCAGGGAATACATCTTTGAATTGATTAGCTAGCACATCTACCAATTGGTAAAAGAACGGTTGCTTGAAGTTTAATTTATCCCAACCGTATCTGATTGCTCGTCGCAAAATTCTTCTAATTACATATCCTCTACCATCATTGCCCGGCGATGCCCCATCAGCAATCGAAAATGCAACCGCACGGATATGATCAGCAATTACTCGCATGGCAATGTCTTTCTCTTCATCCTGGCCATACGTTAAACCCGCCATTTCCGAGATTTGATCTAACAATGGAGTAAATACATCCGAATCGTAATTGGAGGTTTTACCTTGCAGAACAGCGCAAACACGCTCAAAGCCCATTCCTGTATCCACATGCTTATCTGGAAGCATTTCTAAAGACCCATCAGGCTGCCTATTGAACTGAATGAATACCAAGTTCCAGATTTCCATTACCCGTGGATCGTCCATGTTAACTAGAGTAGCTCCGTCCACTTTTTCTCGTTCTTCGTTGGTTCTCAAATCAATATGAACCTCTGAACAAGGACCACATGGACCTGTATCACCCATCTCCCAGAAATTATCTTTCTTATCAAATTTTAAAATATGTTCTGGTTTAATAGAAGTCTCACTCTTCCACAACTCAATAGCTTCTTCATCTACTGGTAGACCATCTTCATCGTCTCCACCAAAAACAGTGGCATACAATCTATCTGGTTCTAGCCCCCATTTGTTCACTAATAAATCCCAAGCCCAGCCAATAGCCTCTTTTTTGAAATAATCGCCAAACGACCAATTACCTAACATCTCAAACAATGTATGATGATAGGTGTCGTGCCCTACCTCATCTAAATCATTATGCTTACCACTTACACGAATACATTTTTGCGTATCCGTAGCTCGAGTCCATTCTTTGCCATCATGCTTTAGTGTTTTTTCTTCACCTAAAAACTGTGGCTTAAATTGATTCATCCCTGCATTCGTAAACAACAGAGTAGGATCATTCTTTGGCGCAACAGGTGCACTATCAACTACGGCATGATTTTTTTCTTTGAAGTAGTCTAAAAATTCTTGACGAATCTGAGCTGAAGTCTTGGTGGACATCAATTTTTAATTTAGTGGTTGCAGATTAAGAGAGTGAAGATAAAAAAAATCTATCTCACACTCATGGAACCAATTGGTTAGTTTTCTAATTAGATTATCAGAAATAAAATTACCCTTGATCTATGAAAACTCTTCTCAATTATTTCTTTCGTGGAATGTTAATTGTGTTTCCTGTAGGTGCTACCATTTATCTGGTTTCTATAGCCATTGGATGGATGAATGAATCACTCAATTATCTCTTTTACAGGTGGTTTGATTACAACATCCCGGGTTTAGGCATCATTACAGGCTTTGTAGCTATTTCACTGGTAGGTTTTATTTTTACTCGTGCTTTTACAAAACCAATTGTAAATATGTTCGAGAAGCTGTTTTCACGCACCCCTATCATTAGCATCATTTACAGTTCTCTTCGAGATTTAACGGAAGCCTTTGTTGGGGAGAAAAAGAAATTCAATAAACCTGTAGTGATAGATTTTGGTGTTCCAGGAGTAAAACGTCTTGGATTTGTAACTCAAGAATCATTACTCAATCTCGGACTTGAGAGTGAAGTTGCGGTGTATTGCCCTCACTCATATAACTTTTCTGGTAATCTATATATCGTACACAAAGACCACATAAAGCCCATCAAAAAAGATGCCGCAGACTTTATGAGATTTGTTGTTTCTGGAGGTGTTACTAATTTAGAGAAGTAAATTAGTACACTTCTTCAAAGGTTCTAGCTGAAGGTTTGATATTCTTCTTGATGTCTTCCCAATCCCATGTGTTTGGCTCACGTTCCGCTAAATCACCTCTAAGTTGTAGGTAATCAAGGTGACCTTGAAGCGCTAAATTTTGGTAGATACCAGTTTCCATGCCCTTCATACCACAGATATAAATCAAGGTATTTTCTTTACTGAAAATAGGATTTAATAGCTCTGCTTGATCTTCGATAGCACTCTGCACGTAGAATTTACTTCCATCTTTACGTCTGTCTTCCCGCGACACACAACTGATGTAATGGAAATTAGAATGGCGTTCGGTCATCTCTTTAATGAACTCAGGATATAATAAGTCGGTACGGTAAGCGCAACCAAATACCAGAGCGACATCTCCTTCATATCCATTTTCAAATAATTCCATGATCATGCCACGGAAAGGAGCAATTCCTGTACCGGTAGCAAAAAATACATAGTTAAAATCTTTTGGGTTTTCAGGAAGCAGATAACGCTTACCACTTGGGCCTGTAAGTTTTACTTTATCACCCGGCTTTAAATTCGATAAATAGTTGGATGCCACTCCTAAGTAAAGCGTTCCTTCTACTTCATCAATCGCTCTTTTTACCGTAGTAGAGATCAGATGCGATTGCCCGCCCTCGCCCTTACTTGGAGACGATACGGAGTATAAACGTAATTTATGTGGACGCCCTTTTTCATTTTCACCCGGAGGCAGAACACCAATCGATTGCCCAACTCTAATTCTCCCTTCTAAATCAGTTCCTGAAATGTCGAATGTAATATGTCGAACTATATTCGGACTACTTTCAGTAGTACAAACTCTATTCTCAACAATAGTAGCCTCAACAGGATTTTTAGGACTATAAATATTTAGTTCAACCTCTGGAAGTATGATTTCTGACATGGAGTTATTTGAATTATGTGCATAAAAAAATCTAACACCCTTGCGGATGTTAGATTCTGAAAATAAGGGTTTTCTAGCTTAGAAATAAAATGTTAATCCAGCTGAAATAACATTACCGCTAAACTCTTTGTCACCTAGACTATCATCTGGACCATCTAGGAATAAGTATCTATAGTCCACATTTAATGCCGCGCTGTTCGATAGGGGTAGATCGGCACCAAAACCAAGGTGATACCCAATGTTAAAATCAGCATCATCACCATTATTAAGTCCACCTTCATAGTCATAGAATGTGTAATAAGCACCTAAACCAGCTAAACCATATGGCTGAAAATTTGGAGCTACTGGTACAAACATTAATAAAGAAGCTGTAATTGGAATTTGACGTGTTGTAACTTCAGAACCACTTACAGTATAAGATTGCTCTCCACGGTATTCTGCAGCAAATTCAAACCCGAAAACATCTCCTCTAGAGCGAGACTGGAAACCTACAAACATGGTACCATCGTCAGCATCAGGAGCTTTGTAGTAACCAATTTTTGGTCCTATACCAGATTTGTCTTTAAGTGGGTTAGTTTGAGCATGTGCAACATTTGAAAATGCAAATAGCATAGCACAAGCAATGGTAGAAAGTAGAAATTTCATATTGATTAGCTTAGTTAATATTTAGTACCATAAACTAAACTGCCTATCATTAGTTCCGAAGATTAACGAAGTAAGCGAACTACTGATTACTTATTCTATAACGAATGAGTTCATCGATAGTAGGTAATACCCCGTCGTTTCGTTCTTGAAGTCTTTGAGCTAAGCCTTCAGATACACCTACACTCCGCATTCGGATTAAGTTTTCTTTGGTTAATTGCTCAAAAGTGTAGCCTAAATCCATCATTCTACTTGTAAAATTAGCAGTAACACCATTGCGTCGAGTATCAATTAAATCTTGAACGCTGAACTCGTATCCTAATTCTTTCATCATTCGAGAGTACAGAACAGATACATCCTCTCTTTGTAATTCCACTAATTGGTCTAGAGTAACGTCTGTGTAGCCTAAATCTCTCATTTCAGAGGTATAAGTCGCGGTTACCCCCTCTCTTCTAAGATCTATGAGTTCTTCACGACTAAGCTCACCATAGCCCATTTCCTGCATCCACGTTCCCATACCTATAATTAGATCTTCATCGGGTTCGCTTAAACTTTGAGCAAATTCTTCAATGGGTGTGGCAAAATTGAAATTCGAAGAATTAAAGCGAGAGCCTACATAAAACGTCAACGTT belongs to Balneola vulgaris DSM 17893 and includes:
- a CDS encoding porin family protein, encoding MKFLLSTIACAMLFAFSNVAHAQTNPLKDKSGIGPKIGYYKAPDADDGTMFVGFQSRSRGDVFGFEFAAEYRGEQSYTVSGSEVTTRQIPITASLLMFVPVAPNFQPYGLAGLGAYYTFYDYEGGLNNGDDADFNIGYHLGFGADLPLSNSAALNVDYRYLFLDGPDDSLGDKEFSGNVISAGLTFYF
- a CDS encoding FAD-binding oxidoreductase yields the protein MSEIILPEVELNIYSPKNPVEATIVENRVCTTESSPNIVRHITFDISGTDLEGRIRVGQSIGVLPPGENEKGRPHKLRLYSVSSPSKGEGGQSHLISTTVKRAIDEVEGTLYLGVASNYLSNLKPGDKVKLTGPSGKRYLLPENPKDFNYVFFATGTGIAPFRGMIMELFENGYEGDVALVFGCAYRTDLLYPEFIKEMTERHSNFHYISCVSREDRRKDGSKFYVQSAIEDQAELLNPIFSKENTLIYICGMKGMETGIYQNLALQGHLDYLQLRGDLAEREPNTWDWEDIKKNIKPSARTFEEVY
- the alaS gene encoding alanine--tRNA ligase → MSTKTSAQIRQEFLDYFKEKNHAVVDSAPVAPKNDPTLLFTNAGMNQFKPQFLGEEKTLKHDGKEWTRATDTQKCIRVSGKHNDLDEVGHDTYHHTLFEMLGNWSFGDYFKKEAIGWAWDLLVNKWGLEPDRLYATVFGGDDEDGLPVDEEAIELWKSETSIKPEHILKFDKKDNFWEMGDTGPCGPCSEVHIDLRTNEEREKVDGATLVNMDDPRVMEIWNLVFIQFNRQPDGSLEMLPDKHVDTGMGFERVCAVLQGKTSNYDSDVFTPLLDQISEMAGLTYGQDEEKDIAMRVIADHIRAVAFSIADGASPGNDGRGYVIRRILRRAIRYGWDKLNFKQPFFYQLVDVLANQFKDVFPEMVAQTEYIKNVIRSEEQSFLKTLGQGIDLFNEMIKGKEKLSGDDAFKLHDTYGFPIDLTQLMARENDVEVDEVRFNELMKEQKDRARAAGKFSVDQSKIKEWTTISEHDDFEFVGYDDAEAEVEFVAFRSEGDKFAFTLNKTPFYAESGGQVADTGMITNGEEFIHVIDVQKVNGEFVHYTDKLPNDLSGSWTAKIDLEKRLETQKHHSATHLVHAALRDELGDHVAQKGSLVDDHHLRFDFSHFEAVTEEQLMKIEERVNEKIQENIPLLEERNVPIEEAKNRGAMMLFGEKYGDNVRIITFDEDYSVELCGGTHVGATGEIGYFRFTQETSVASGVRRIEAVCGKAADDVLRNEASLLKQIKETIGQSEDLVADIKKLQEEKKRLEKELDKLNLQNTGAKLDELLKQADTNDLGIKLVKGEIAGADMDVLKQLGYDALEKSPSSTITVLGSKDEAEGKVYLMVAVSDDLIKEKGIKAGALVGKLGRMVQGGGGGQPNLATAGGRAPEKLDDALSAVNELISESIS
- a CDS encoding DUF502 domain-containing protein, with translation MKTLLNYFFRGMLIVFPVGATIYLVSIAIGWMNESLNYLFYRWFDYNIPGLGIITGFVAISLVGFIFTRAFTKPIVNMFEKLFSRTPIISIIYSSLRDLTEAFVGEKKKFNKPVVIDFGVPGVKRLGFVTQESLLNLGLESEVAVYCPHSYNFSGNLYIVHKDHIKPIKKDAADFMRFVVSGGVTNLEK